CGCCGCCGAGGTGCCGCCGCCGCGGATCGTCGCCGTCGGCGCCGTGCACATCTCGCAGGCGATGGTGCCGATCGTGCGCGCCATCGGCTGGGACCTCGTGGTGGTCGACCCGCGCACCGCCTTCGCCAGCCCCGAGCGCTTTCCGGGCGTGCAGCTCCACGCCGACTGGCCGGAGACGGTGCTGCCGGGCCTCGCGCTCGACCCCTACACCGCGCTCGCCGCCGTCACCCACGATCCGAAGATCGACGACTTCGCGCTGGTCCACGCCGTCGAGCGCGGCTGCTTCTACGTCGGCGCGCTCGGCAGCCGGAAGACCAACGCCCGGCGGCGCGAACGCCTCGTCGGCAGCGGCCTGACCGAGGCCGACTTCGAGGCGATCCGCGCGCCGATCGGCCTCGACATCGGCGCC
This Oharaeibacter diazotrophicus DNA region includes the following protein-coding sequences:
- a CDS encoding XdhC family protein: MDLKLLSTLNGLRRERRAAVVVTRLADGAARLVTEGDDLAGDPLRAEIAAAFRSGRSGVVAGPDGEVFLAAEVPPPRIVAVGAVHISQAMVPIVRAIGWDLVVVDPRTAFASPERFPGVQLHADWPETVLPGLALDPYTALAAVTHDPKIDDFALVHAVERGCFYVGALGSRKTNARRRERLVGSGLTEADFEAIRAPIGLDIGAASPAEIAVAVVAEIIETFRRRTIGTPS